The Candidatus Thermoplasmatota archaeon genome has a window encoding:
- a CDS encoding Nre family DNA repair protein: MKTAPRKFLDADEVSKSIFSSNSNNASSLCLKCRGAKLLCGKERCPILVKFYSSMKTKPLIDSISIHGSTPPSVFIGREGYPKVNIGPMLPPIQGDTSFIDTPEQWIGRGIDDIVDFRMKLVRGKYLTSVHDFSGKIVEFTREIALAAKSVDMEVTFKKKPRGNIALYDEVQPHGPSAPIKKVWLENPRVEPKIERAFYDGDLKAKDALLELYNNGVLISRMQKAFSVGAFGIEENRKFVPTRWSITAVDSTIGNEIKKKVKEYPFINEYCLYETHGLDNRWLIFMYPSAWEYELIEAWYPNTTWNPSKRRIVIFGDHEFYKGRSTYATIGGCYYAARLAAAEALNRERRQAGVVILREIHPGYIMPVGVWNVRENVRDALRKEPLRFDTFQSALMHISQVMNIPLERWIETSELIKGRLYQCRLDDFLKP; the protein is encoded by the coding sequence ATGAAAACCGCACCGCGGAAATTTCTGGATGCCGATGAGGTCAGTAAATCAATTTTCAGCTCGAATTCAAATAATGCCTCTTCCCTCTGCCTGAAATGCAGGGGGGCAAAGCTGCTATGCGGGAAGGAAAGATGTCCCATTCTTGTAAAGTTTTACTCCAGTATGAAAACAAAACCGCTCATCGATTCCATTTCCATACACGGCTCAACGCCCCCATCCGTATTTATTGGAAGGGAAGGGTATCCGAAAGTCAACATCGGGCCTATGCTTCCTCCCATCCAGGGAGATACCTCCTTTATAGACACGCCTGAGCAATGGATCGGCAGGGGCATCGATGACATCGTGGATTTCAGAATGAAACTGGTGAGAGGAAAATACCTCACCTCTGTACATGACTTTTCCGGAAAAATTGTTGAATTTACGAGAGAGATTGCTTTAGCAGCCAAGTCAGTTGACATGGAAGTGACATTCAAAAAAAAGCCCCGCGGCAATATCGCTTTATACGACGAAGTGCAGCCTCACGGTCCGTCCGCCCCGATAAAGAAAGTATGGCTGGAAAATCCAAGGGTAGAACCAAAAATTGAAAGGGCATTTTATGACGGAGATCTGAAAGCAAAAGATGCCCTGCTTGAGTTGTACAATAACGGCGTCCTAATTTCGAGAATGCAGAAAGCGTTTTCTGTCGGTGCTTTCGGCATAGAGGAAAATAGGAAATTCGTACCGACGAGGTGGAGCATAACCGCTGTTGACTCGACGATAGGCAATGAGATAAAAAAGAAGGTGAAAGAATATCCTTTCATAAACGAATACTGTTTGTACGAAACGCACGGCCTCGACAACAGGTGGCTTATTTTTATGTACCCCTCTGCCTGGGAGTACGAACTCATAGAGGCATGGTATCCCAACACCACATGGAATCCGTCTAAAAGAAGAATAGTCATATTTGGAGACCATGAATTCTATAAAGGACGAAGCACCTATGCAACCATCGGTGGGTGTTATTATGCGGCCCGTCTCGCTGCTGCCGAGGCTTTAAACAGGGAAAGAAGGCAGGCTGGCGTTGTCATTTTAAGGGAGATACATCCGGGTTACATAATGCCGGTCGGCGTGTGGAACGTCCGGGAAAATGTGAGAGATGCATTGAGAAAAGAACCCCTCAGATTTGACACATTTCAAAGTGCTTTAATGCATATTTCCCAGGTAATGAACATTCCACTGGAGAGATGGATCGAGACAAGCGAGTTAATTAAAGGCAGGCTGTATCAGTGCAGACTGGATGATTTCCTAAAACCATGA
- a CDS encoding radical SAM protein, with the protein MIKEKWCKTALSPSKLPGLDYSLNPYSGCSHSCKYCYVPNVLHVDRKKWSEVHAKVNIPMVLRKELKVKRRGVVGISTVTDAYQPAEKKYELTRRCLLLLLKNDFPVDIQTKSDLVLRDIGLIKKFSRAAVGITITTLDETSRRLLEPRAPPIKKRLQAVKKLSDGNVYAYVFFGPVFPDIEIEDVKKYVQTFIDSGAKEIMVDSLHLKPGVWESISSSLPDKKREIFGERLKTNYYAHIFSEMEKECRGKVVLTKAFDH; encoded by the coding sequence ATGATAAAAGAAAAGTGGTGCAAGACTGCATTGTCGCCGTCAAAATTGCCCGGGCTGGATTACTCCCTCAATCCGTATTCCGGCTGCTCACATTCCTGCAAGTACTGCTATGTCCCGAATGTTCTGCATGTTGACAGGAAAAAATGGAGTGAAGTGCATGCAAAAGTCAACATTCCCATGGTCCTGAGAAAGGAGTTGAAAGTTAAAAGGAGGGGGGTCGTGGGCATATCAACGGTTACCGATGCCTACCAGCCGGCAGAGAAAAAATACGAACTGACGAGAAGATGCCTTTTATTGCTCCTAAAAAATGACTTTCCTGTCGATATCCAGACCAAATCGGACCTGGTTTTGCGAGACATCGGCCTAATAAAAAAATTCAGCAGGGCGGCGGTCGGCATTACAATTACTACGCTTGATGAAACGAGCAGAAGGTTGCTTGAGCCCAGGGCACCGCCCATCAAAAAAAGACTGCAGGCAGTAAAAAAGCTGTCCGATGGAAACGTATATGCCTACGTTTTCTTCGGTCCCGTTTTTCCGGATATTGAAATTGAGGATGTAAAAAAGTATGTTCAAACTTTCATTGATTCCGGAGCGAAAGAAATCATGGTGGACTCCCTCCATCTGAAGCCCGGGGTCTGGGAAAGCATTTCTTCATCTCTGCCCGATAAAAAAAGAGAGATTTTTGGAGAAAGACTAAAAACAAACTATTACGCTCATATATTTTCCGAGATGGAAAAAGAATGCAGAGGAAAAGTTGTACTGACAAAAGCATTTGACCATTGA
- a CDS encoding class I SAM-dependent methyltransferase, translating into MSDKEVLKGFCGKWANKIAWLDARLELDCIHPIFLKRGIKEIPLKKESKVIDIGCGMGWACRQMARVTTEGEVVGIDALENAINKAGQLTLKDKSYDYKNLVYKVANATDIPYPGGYFDYAITFVSFSWWVDPDKALEEIVRVLKLKGKLYVLDVYDKGLGGMLARMSNHFLSFKEKIYSAGQYRTFLEKRFAEVWQKKMNPLGWGLLTVGIKNEC; encoded by the coding sequence ATGAGCGATAAAGAAGTCTTGAAAGGATTTTGTGGCAAATGGGCTAACAAAATTGCTTGGCTTGATGCGCGGCTCGAATTGGACTGCATCCATCCTATTTTTCTGAAGAGGGGCATTAAGGAAATACCCTTAAAAAAAGAAAGCAAAGTAATCGATATTGGTTGCGGGATGGGATGGGCATGCCGACAGATGGCCAGAGTAACCACCGAAGGCGAAGTGGTAGGTATAGATGCCTTAGAAAATGCAATAAATAAAGCAGGGCAATTGACTTTAAAGGATAAATCATATGATTACAAGAACCTTGTGTATAAGGTTGCCAATGCTACAGATATTCCGTACCCGGGCGGCTACTTCGATTATGCCATAACTTTTGTATCTTTTTCTTGGTGGGTCGACCCGGACAAGGCTTTGGAAGAAATAGTAAGGGTGCTAAAACTGAAAGGAAAGCTGTATGTATTGGATGTATATGATAAAGGACTTGGAGGTATGCTTGCCAGGATGTCCAACCATTTTTTGTCATTCAAAGAAAAAATTTATTCGGCAGGCCAGTACAGAACATTTTTAGAGAAACGATTTGCAGAGGTTTGGCAAAAGAAGATGAACCCGCTTGGATGGGGGCTGCTGACAGTCGGTATAAAAAATGAATGTTAG
- a CDS encoding UPF0058 family protein, giving the protein MQKEEIIQLHTLFAQIKNELERQSLGQNVAFEEYNALGILPHHVHKSKDDHKKAVFILGKGIAQVFSREDKYSGTGRVAERLARMEARIR; this is encoded by the coding sequence ATGCAAAAGGAGGAAATAATCCAACTCCATACTCTGTTTGCTCAAATAAAAAACGAGCTGGAAAGACAATCTTTGGGCCAAAATGTAGCATTCGAAGAATACAATGCATTGGGTATACTTCCCCATCACGTGCATAAGTCGAAGGACGACCATAAAAAAGCTGTGTTTATCCTAGGCAAGGGAATAGCACAGGTTTTTTCTCGCGAGGATAAGTATTCCGGTACTGGAAGAGTTGCGGAGAGATTGGCGAGAATGGAAGCAAGAATAAGATAA
- a CDS encoding C25 family cysteine peptidase, whose amino-acid sequence MTRKAIISVFVLVLLVLGSTVYVRGDAVRSSNIILGFSPPVITDSGKYVTISMENMLSSPSLSGYPIMPYKTKVLTFPFGTKIENIDVEVGNIQTMHLDKKIAPAPEPVPLNGAVPKAAKEGSVYESNEPYPPNWFTYNIGAGIQNGEHAIFLSIHAFPARYIPSTNELEYVNEMSIEINYIPPEKPMLNNDAYDLLIVSPSEFSNALQPLVEHKENYGVTTKLVTLNEVYSSEGRDKPEKIKYFIKNAIEQWGIDYVMLVGSADKLPVRLSYTYDGEEDNFPSDLYYADIYDSGGHFSPWDTNNNNLFGEYQYQGKTDDMDLYPDVYIGRLACDNAAGVSTIVNKIIYYESNTFGKEWFTRAVLCGGDSHNDNGGIYEGEYTKKQALSYLDDFTITKLYASLENLDGKSIRKEINDGAGFVDFSGHGNRYSWATHPPGEFSKWIGIDMSDVSLLSNANEYPIIVLDACSTGDFEHGNCLAWHFVKSSDKGAIATFATTALSWGYIGSSCTIGLSGYMDVHLTKHFSKMERAGEILANSIEDYLNHHSEMDKHDYKTIEEFELFGDPSLATGGRGCSINKPRSGHLYLFNKEVMPTLFGGTFIIGKIGIEAAVSSDITKVEFYVDDKLRYAAENEPYEWFWDEKGLGKHSLKIVGYEESGGAVENSMDVLIFNI is encoded by the coding sequence ATGACGAGGAAAGCCATTATCTCGGTTTTTGTACTGGTTTTACTTGTGCTTGGTAGTACCGTCTACGTAAGGGGAGATGCGGTACGGAGCAGTAACATAATACTTGGTTTCTCGCCCCCCGTTATAACAGACAGCGGCAAATATGTTACCATTTCCATGGAAAATATGCTTTCTTCTCCTTCACTGTCCGGATATCCAATCATGCCCTATAAAACAAAAGTGCTTACATTCCCGTTCGGAACGAAAATTGAAAACATAGATGTTGAAGTGGGCAACATTCAGACAATGCACCTGGACAAAAAAATAGCCCCTGCTCCAGAGCCTGTACCGCTGAACGGAGCTGTACCAAAAGCAGCGAAGGAAGGCAGTGTGTATGAAAGCAATGAACCATATCCACCAAACTGGTTCACATATAATATTGGTGCGGGCATTCAAAACGGAGAGCATGCTATATTTCTTTCAATACATGCTTTTCCAGCACGCTATATTCCATCAACAAATGAACTGGAGTATGTAAATGAAATGAGCATTGAGATAAATTACATTCCTCCTGAAAAGCCGATGCTTAACAATGATGCTTATGACTTGCTCATTGTATCGCCATCTGAGTTCAGCAACGCTTTACAGCCGCTGGTAGAGCATAAAGAGAATTACGGTGTTACGACAAAACTCGTCACATTGAACGAGGTTTATTCATCAGAGGGAAGAGATAAGCCAGAAAAAATAAAGTATTTCATTAAAAATGCAATAGAACAGTGGGGTATAGATTATGTGATGCTTGTGGGCAGTGCAGATAAATTGCCGGTGAGGCTGTCATACACTTATGACGGCGAAGAGGATAATTTTCCAAGCGATCTTTATTATGCAGACATTTATGATTCCGGTGGACATTTTTCCCCGTGGGATACAAATAATAATAATCTATTCGGTGAGTATCAGTATCAGGGAAAAACCGATGACATGGATCTTTATCCAGACGTTTATATCGGCAGATTGGCATGCGATAACGCCGCGGGAGTGTCCACGATAGTGAATAAAATTATTTATTACGAGAGCAACACATTCGGGAAAGAATGGTTTACACGGGCAGTATTGTGCGGCGGGGACAGCCATAATGACAATGGTGGCATATATGAGGGAGAGTACACAAAAAAGCAGGCTCTTTCTTATCTGGACGATTTCACAATCACAAAATTGTATGCTTCTCTCGAAAATCTTGATGGCAAAAGTATAAGAAAAGAAATAAACGACGGGGCAGGATTTGTTGATTTTTCTGGACATGGAAACAGGTACAGCTGGGCAACACACCCCCCTGGAGAATTTAGTAAATGGATAGGTATTGATATGAGCGATGTATCTCTGCTTTCAAATGCCAACGAGTATCCAATAATTGTGCTGGACGCATGCTCCACCGGTGATTTTGAACATGGAAACTGTCTTGCATGGCATTTTGTTAAATCCAGTGATAAAGGAGCAATTGCCACTTTTGCAACTACGGCGCTCTCATGGGGTTATATTGGCTCTTCGTGCACTATAGGTCTATCTGGGTATATGGACGTACACCTTACCAAGCATTTCTCGAAGATGGAAAGGGCGGGAGAGATACTTGCCAACAGCATTGAGGACTACCTTAACCATCATTCCGAGATGGACAAACATGATTACAAGACAATTGAGGAATTTGAATTATTCGGCGACCCGTCTCTGGCAACAGGCGGGAGGGGATGCAGCATAAATAAGCCGCGATCAGGACATCTTTACCTCTTTAACAAGGAAGTTATGCCAACGCTCTTTGGTGGAACATTCATAATCGGAAAAATAGGGATTGAAGCAGCAGTATCTAGCGACATAACAAAAGTGGAATTCTATGTTGATGATAAATTAAGATATGCTGCGGAAAATGAACCATATGAATGGTTCTGGGATGAAAAAGGATTGGGAAAACACAGCCTAAAAATCGTGGGATATGAAGAAAGCGGGGGAGCAGTGGAAAATTCAATGGATGTCCTCATCTTCAATATATGA